One genomic region from Chlamydia poikilotherma encodes:
- a CDS encoding PP2C family protein-serine/threonine phosphatase, with amino-acid sequence MIPFTKTIGYRLWLACVAAILIPLGINIVLLNLRQYHTTVSSVTVAFKENAAFKVDTLMQIVPLNADVLALFSEVLDLDEGIPSVPNVELSNEMQRIFSSTYDEISLIKLQSNGEKIVVASSLPNHLGENYQNKIDIPNNLPFSATFKQSSDGHEVFSIMQANIFDNDTHELLGILYTTHNVEKFLEDILVNTQAYFTIKTAILSKDGIILKASDPDLDLRSIHDNVTEKQFCDTFLDESTCPKGISLKPLSLTPLSIEPNFFSFKNGDREIWSYLANVPNMDLHVLSYGTKAELFSSFWKRTLIYFAYFLCVVLGSIIAYLAAKRLSLPIRKLATVIIQTRKNIRDPYVDDSLGFEVNRLGHIFNAMVQSLDQQQTLAEKNYEIKESAQNALRLGEQAQQRLLPNTLPNYPHTELAKAYIPAITVGGDFFDAFIVGEGDQATLFLIVADASGKGVHACGYSLFLKNMLRTFLSQIPSIKEAVEQTASLFYKNTADSGMFVTLCVYSYNYKTGVIEFYSCGHNPACYLSPNGNVSLLSHRGMALGFLPNIPDVPTESFHPAPGSLIVLYSDGITEAHNKDFEMFGEERLKSIVQTLVGKSAEDAMHSLMLSVKTFVGNCHQHDDITLLILKISDS; translated from the coding sequence ATGATCCCTTTTACAAAAACGATAGGCTATCGTTTGTGGTTAGCATGTGTAGCTGCAATATTAATTCCTCTGGGGATTAATATCGTCCTACTCAACCTCAGACAATACCACACTACAGTTTCATCGGTTACAGTAGCTTTTAAAGAAAATGCTGCTTTTAAAGTGGATACTCTCATGCAAATAGTTCCACTAAATGCTGATGTTTTAGCACTATTCTCAGAAGTTCTAGATCTTGATGAGGGGATTCCCTCAGTTCCTAATGTTGAGCTTAGTAATGAAATGCAAAGAATATTCAGCTCAACATATGACGAAATCTCTTTAATTAAGCTCCAGTCTAATGGAGAGAAAATTGTTGTGGCCTCTAGTCTTCCGAACCATCTTGGAGAAAATTATCAAAATAAAATAGACATTCCTAACAATTTGCCTTTCTCAGCAACATTTAAACAATCTTCAGATGGTCATGAAGTTTTTTCAATAATGCAGGCAAACATCTTCGATAATGATACTCATGAACTTCTAGGTATTCTTTATACAACACACAATGTTGAAAAATTTCTCGAAGATATTCTTGTAAATACTCAGGCCTACTTCACTATAAAAACAGCTATTTTATCTAAAGATGGAATCATCTTAAAAGCTTCTGACCCCGACTTAGATCTTCGATCTATTCACGATAATGTTACTGAAAAACAATTTTGCGATACTTTCTTGGATGAAAGTACCTGCCCAAAAGGGATTTCTCTAAAGCCCCTCTCACTAACTCCCTTATCTATAGAACCAAATTTTTTCTCTTTTAAAAATGGGGATCGGGAAATATGGAGCTATCTCGCTAACGTCCCTAATATGGATTTACATGTTCTCTCTTATGGGACAAAGGCAGAGCTCTTTTCCTCATTCTGGAAACGTACGTTAATTTACTTTGCTTACTTTTTATGCGTTGTTTTAGGAAGTATTATCGCTTATCTCGCTGCCAAAAGATTATCTTTGCCTATTCGCAAACTTGCCACAGTCATCATACAAACAAGAAAAAATATTCGAGATCCCTATGTTGATGATTCCCTAGGATTCGAAGTGAATAGGTTGGGTCATATTTTTAACGCCATGGTACAAAGTCTAGACCAACAGCAAACCTTAGCAGAAAAAAATTATGAAATAAAAGAAAGTGCTCAAAATGCTCTTCGTCTTGGCGAGCAAGCTCAGCAAAGACTTCTGCCCAATACTCTTCCTAATTATCCTCATACGGAATTAGCAAAAGCTTATATCCCTGCTATTACTGTAGGGGGTGATTTCTTCGATGCCTTTATCGTAGGTGAAGGTGATCAAGCTACATTATTTTTAATCGTTGCTGATGCTTCTGGGAAAGGTGTCCACGCTTGCGGATACTCTTTATTCCTGAAGAATATGCTGCGTACATTCCTATCACAAATCCCTTCGATAAAAGAAGCTGTAGAACAAACAGCCTCTCTATTTTATAAAAACACCGCTGATTCAGGAATGTTTGTCACCCTATGTGTCTACAGTTACAATTATAAAACAGGAGTTATAGAGTTTTATTCCTGTGGTCATAATCCTGCGTGTTATCTATCTCCTAATGGAAATGTTTCCCTCCTCTCTCACCGAGGAATGGCCTTGGGATTTCTTCCTAATATTCCTGATGTCCCTACAGAAAGTTTCCACCCAGCTCCAGGATCTTTGATTGTCTTATATTCAGATGGAATTACAGAAGCTCATAATAAAGATTTTGAAATGTTTGGTGAAGAACGGTTAAAAAGCATTGTACAAACCTTAGTAGGGAAAAGCGCAGAAGATGCTATGCATTCTTTAATGCTATCTGTGAAAACTTTCGTAGGAAATTGCCATCAACATGATGACATTACCTTGCTGATTCTTAAAATATCGGACTCATGA
- a CDS encoding regulator of sigma subunit, producing the protein MKQTFTKRILLFLFLVIPIPLILNLVVLSLFSFSAAKNNLMENLHTHATNFSLEFEKKLTIHKIFLKRLANTLALKAYASSSEDFYSQAYDEMFALSDMDFSLCLIPLLNGNIKTKNPHDPFIHYLKSHPEIKKKLSMSAGKACIITISSEASSNFPKNYLVITEDIEVWNSPTSSGLLVSFYPMDFLQRDLFKSLHLKNEDICLLNKYGEVLFASNSQFSSEVFSVDIPDLPKITARKQAIPVEIAPKILQEHSLISVKINNKKYLGIVLNKLPIQGTYTLSIIPLSWFITKAIRLPLNVIFFYSLAFILMGWILTKINKRLNQPIQELTICMEAAWRGNHNIRYEPQPYGYEINELGNIFNCTLLLLLNSREKAEIEHTSGDKLQKELAILASLQQTLLSPTFPEFPNVSFISKHLQGIQLSGHFYGWKASIPEKNLIGVVGLAGDIGLPSYLYALSARSLFLAYANLSSSLEKISSNTFDAFGKTTEGDEATVSMTFIRYCSIDTTLSILSVGEAPPITFLKRQETFFRLTSPTKQKIEPGDILVCITGNYELTEYLMRLPIEELIKDPLAPLNSENFIETLTEMLNKETQSQIDGTLSFLSFS; encoded by the coding sequence ATGAAACAAACTTTTACCAAACGCATTTTGCTGTTCCTTTTTTTGGTAATTCCGATTCCTCTAATTTTGAATCTGGTAGTTCTATCATTATTTTCTTTTTCAGCAGCAAAAAATAATCTCATGGAAAATCTCCATACCCATGCGACAAACTTTAGCTTAGAATTTGAAAAGAAACTCACCATTCACAAAATCTTCCTCAAACGTCTAGCAAATACTTTAGCGCTTAAAGCCTACGCATCATCATCAGAGGATTTCTACTCTCAAGCTTATGATGAGATGTTCGCCCTATCCGATATGGATTTCTCCCTCTGTTTAATCCCTCTTCTTAATGGAAACATAAAAACAAAAAATCCTCATGATCCATTTATTCACTATTTAAAAAGTCATCCTGAAATAAAAAAGAAGCTCAGCATGTCTGCAGGAAAGGCATGTATCATTACTATCTCTTCAGAGGCTTCCTCGAATTTTCCTAAAAACTATCTGGTGATTACTGAAGATATTGAAGTATGGAACTCACCAACAAGTTCAGGATTGCTTGTCAGTTTTTATCCCATGGATTTCTTACAAAGAGATTTATTTAAATCTCTGCATTTAAAAAATGAAGATATCTGTCTATTAAACAAATATGGAGAAGTCCTCTTCGCTTCAAATTCTCAATTCTCTTCAGAAGTATTTTCCGTAGATATTCCCGACCTTCCTAAAATTACTGCCAGGAAACAAGCTATCCCCGTTGAAATAGCTCCAAAAATACTGCAAGAACACAGTCTCATAAGCGTAAAAATAAACAATAAAAAATATCTAGGCATTGTTTTAAATAAACTGCCTATTCAGGGAACCTATACCCTATCTATCATTCCACTTTCTTGGTTTATCACTAAGGCCATCCGTCTTCCTTTGAATGTAATTTTCTTCTACTCTTTGGCCTTTATCCTAATGGGGTGGATACTCACGAAAATCAATAAACGGTTAAATCAGCCGATTCAAGAACTTACAATATGTATGGAAGCCGCGTGGAGAGGAAATCATAATATCCGTTATGAACCTCAACCTTATGGATATGAAATTAATGAATTAGGAAATATCTTTAACTGCACATTACTATTACTGCTCAATTCAAGAGAAAAAGCAGAAATTGAACATACCTCTGGAGATAAGCTCCAAAAAGAATTGGCTATTCTTGCCTCCCTACAACAAACACTACTTAGCCCTACTTTCCCAGAATTTCCTAATGTCTCTTTTATATCCAAACACCTTCAAGGTATTCAGCTATCAGGCCATTTTTATGGATGGAAAGCCTCCATCCCTGAAAAGAATCTCATTGGCGTTGTAGGCCTTGCTGGAGATATAGGACTTCCATCCTATCTTTATGCTCTATCTGCACGAAGTTTATTCCTTGCTTATGCAAATCTTTCCTCTTCTTTAGAGAAAATAAGCTCTAATACTTTCGATGCCTTTGGGAAAACCACAGAGGGTGATGAAGCGACAGTCTCCATGACCTTTATTCGCTACTGTTCAATAGATACTACTTTGTCCATTCTATCAGTAGGAGAGGCGCCTCCTATAACCTTTTTAAAAAGGCAGGAAACATTTTTCCGTCTTACCTCGCCCACTAAGCAAAAAATAGAACCCGGGGATATTCTTGTCTGTATTACAGGGAATTATGAACTGACTGAATATCTCATGCGTCTACCTATTGAAGAGCTCATTAAAGATCCTTTAGCACCCCTAAATTCAGAAAATTTCATAGAGACTCTTACAGAAATGCTGAATAAAGAAACGCAATCACAAATAGATGGAACTTTAAGTTTCCTGTCTTTCAGTTGA
- the sdhB gene encoding succinate dehydrogenase iron-sulfur subunit, whose protein sequence is MDTPETFILKIYRGTPGKQYWESFELLLHPGENVISALMEIEKRPVNILGETVNPVVWEQGCLEEVCGSCSLLVNGTPRQACTALIEEYIKETGSREIVLAPLTKFPLIRDLIVDRSIMFDNLQKIQGWVAADTDGENCGVKVSQEQQELMYALSMCMTCGCCTEACPQINEHNDFIGPAAIAQARLFNTYPGDKQSKKRLRSLMGKKGIEGCGQAHNCVRVCPKKLPLTESISAMGREISKYSLKSLFRLIFQRKKKDNDED, encoded by the coding sequence ATGGATACTCCTGAAACTTTTATATTGAAAATCTATCGGGGAACCCCAGGAAAACAATATTGGGAAAGTTTTGAATTGCTGTTACATCCAGGAGAGAATGTAATTAGTGCTCTTATGGAAATCGAAAAACGTCCTGTAAATATCCTGGGGGAGACGGTGAATCCTGTTGTATGGGAACAAGGATGTTTAGAAGAAGTTTGTGGTTCTTGTTCATTATTGGTAAATGGTACGCCTCGTCAGGCATGCACTGCACTTATAGAAGAGTACATAAAAGAAACAGGATCTCGAGAAATTGTTTTAGCTCCGTTAACGAAGTTTCCATTAATTCGTGATCTTATTGTTGATCGTTCGATTATGTTTGATAATTTACAAAAGATTCAAGGTTGGGTAGCTGCCGATACCGATGGAGAAAATTGTGGTGTGAAGGTATCACAAGAACAGCAAGAGCTAATGTATGCCTTATCTATGTGTATGACATGTGGATGTTGTACGGAAGCTTGTCCTCAAATTAATGAGCATAATGATTTTATTGGACCAGCAGCTATTGCTCAGGCACGTTTGTTTAATACGTATCCTGGAGATAAGCAGTCTAAAAAACGTTTACGCAGCCTTATGGGAAAGAAAGGTATAGAAGGTTGTGGACAAGCACACAACTGCGTGCGTGTATGCCCTAAAAAGCTTCCCTTAACAGAAAGTATTTCTGCAATGGGAAGAGAAATTTCCAAATATTCTTTAAAATCTTTATTTCGTTTGATTTTCCAAAGGAAGAAAAAAGATAATGATGAGGATTAG
- the sdhA gene encoding succinate dehydrogenase flavoprotein subunit, which yields MEAQGCRVIVVGGGLAGLSAAMKLADYGIVVDLVSLTKVKRSHSVCAQGGINAALNLKHEEADSPYIHAYDTIKGGDFLADQPPILEMCLAAPRIIRMLDNFGCPFNRTPNGELDVRRFGGTLYHRTVFCGASTGQQLMYTLDEQVRRRERQGKVNKFENHEFVRLITNSSGRTCGIVLMNLFNNRLEVLKGDAVIFATGGPGVIFKMSTNSTFCTGAANGRLFLQGMTYANPEFIQIHPTAIPGIDKLRLISESVRGEGGRVWVPGDASKTITFPDGSQRPCGETGKPWYFLEEMYPAYGNLVSRDVGARAILQVCEAGLGIDGRMEVFLDVTHLPASTRHKLEVVLDIYRKFTGEDPDKVPMRIFPAVHYSMGGAWVDWPAADDSDRDSRYRQMTNIPGCFNCGESDFQYHGANRLGANSLLSCLYAGLVAGEEAARFITAFGSCPTNSTDFTDALQQEKEENVLLLSRSGGENIFVLHEEIAKVMVGNVTVKRNNKDLRDTLEQLKIFRERLQKVSVHDSSQFANKTFHFVRQMGPMIELALAITKGALLRDEFRGSHYKEEFPKRDDVHWLKTTLASYSPEEPEITYKPVDTRHVQPTLRDYTKSSTGKIEFANVPEIIRLPI from the coding sequence ATGGAAGCACAGGGTTGTAGAGTTATTGTCGTCGGTGGTGGTTTAGCAGGGTTGTCAGCGGCAATGAAATTGGCGGATTACGGTATCGTTGTTGATCTTGTATCATTGACAAAAGTAAAAAGATCTCATTCTGTATGTGCTCAGGGAGGAATAAATGCCGCTCTTAATCTTAAACATGAAGAAGCAGATTCTCCTTACATACATGCATACGACACGATCAAAGGAGGTGATTTCCTAGCAGATCAACCTCCTATTTTAGAAATGTGTTTGGCAGCACCCAGGATTATCCGTATGTTGGATAATTTTGGATGTCCTTTTAATCGCACTCCTAATGGAGAATTAGATGTGCGTAGATTTGGAGGGACTCTATATCATCGTACAGTATTTTGTGGAGCCTCTACGGGACAGCAGCTTATGTATACCCTAGACGAACAGGTGCGCCGTCGAGAAAGACAGGGGAAAGTTAACAAATTCGAAAATCATGAATTTGTAAGATTAATTACTAACAGTTCTGGCAGAACCTGTGGGATTGTATTGATGAATTTATTCAATAATCGTCTGGAAGTTCTTAAGGGAGACGCTGTTATTTTTGCTACAGGCGGTCCAGGAGTTATTTTCAAAATGTCTACAAACTCGACATTTTGTACAGGAGCAGCAAATGGACGATTATTCTTACAGGGAATGACCTATGCAAATCCAGAGTTTATTCAAATTCACCCTACAGCAATTCCTGGTATTGATAAGCTACGGTTAATATCTGAATCTGTTCGTGGCGAAGGTGGACGCGTTTGGGTTCCTGGAGATGCCTCAAAGACAATTACTTTTCCTGATGGTTCGCAACGTCCGTGTGGAGAAACAGGAAAACCTTGGTATTTCTTAGAAGAAATGTATCCTGCTTATGGAAATTTAGTTAGCCGTGATGTAGGTGCTCGAGCTATCTTACAGGTATGTGAAGCAGGGTTAGGAATTGATGGACGTATGGAAGTCTTTTTAGATGTTACTCATCTACCAGCCTCCACACGACATAAGCTAGAAGTCGTTTTAGATATCTATAGGAAATTTACTGGAGAAGATCCTGATAAAGTCCCGATGAGAATTTTCCCAGCCGTGCACTATTCCATGGGTGGTGCTTGGGTAGATTGGCCTGCTGCGGATGATTCCGATCGCGATAGTCGTTATCGTCAAATGACAAATATTCCAGGATGTTTCAACTGTGGGGAATCTGATTTCCAATATCATGGAGCGAATCGTTTAGGAGCGAATTCATTATTATCTTGTTTATATGCAGGACTTGTTGCTGGAGAAGAGGCAGCACGTTTCATAACTGCTTTTGGCTCTTGTCCAACAAATTCTACGGATTTTACTGACGCTCTTCAGCAAGAGAAGGAAGAAAATGTTCTTTTACTTTCAAGAAGTGGGGGAGAGAATATCTTTGTTTTACATGAAGAGATCGCCAAAGTCATGGTTGGAAATGTTACTGTGAAACGCAATAACAAAGATTTAAGAGATACTCTAGAACAGTTGAAAATATTTAGAGAGAGACTCCAAAAAGTTTCTGTACATGATTCTTCACAGTTTGCCAATAAGACGTTCCATTTTGTCCGTCAGATGGGCCCTATGATAGAGCTAGCATTAGCGATTACAAAAGGAGCGCTATTGCGAGATGAATTCCGAGGTTCTCATTATAAAGAAGAATTCCCTAAGCGTGATGATGTCCATTGGCTAAAGACAACATTAGCATCATATTCTCCTGAAGAACCTGAGATTACTTACAAACCGGTAGATACGCGTCACGTGCAACCTACATTACGAGATTATACAAAATCTTCGACAGGGAAAATCGAGTTTGCCAACGTTCCTGAAATCATTCGTTTGCCCATATAA
- a CDS encoding succinate dehydrogenase cytochrome b558 subunit, giving the protein MNEREACSEMTQKPWKYYTSFVLRCVHSLAGFAFTLFLCEHMFTNMLASSYFNQGKGFVQLVSKFHQIPGLKIIEISFLALPFITHAVIGIVYLFHAQSNSGKSDGSKPALIYARNIAYTWQRRTAWILLFGLIFHVVQFRFLRYPVHVELHGQTYYVVDVDSSRYSAIVRGTKRFFTINFSAPQMGTIRLDKEDLEGSAVSKLSENKEYLLTPNVGTAFLYIVRDSLGSLWMAIFYTILVMAAAFHGFNGFWTFCSRWGVVISLRSQALLRNLCYFAMVVVAAMGISVIWNLYSVA; this is encoded by the coding sequence ATGAATGAAAGGGAAGCATGTTCTGAGATGACTCAGAAGCCATGGAAGTACTACACCAGCTTTGTTTTACGTTGTGTTCATTCTTTAGCGGGATTTGCATTTACGTTGTTTCTTTGTGAGCATATGTTTACGAATATGCTTGCTTCTTCTTATTTTAATCAGGGAAAGGGATTTGTTCAGTTGGTGAGTAAGTTCCATCAGATTCCTGGTCTGAAGATTATAGAAATCTCCTTTTTAGCATTACCCTTTATAACTCATGCTGTTATAGGTATAGTCTATCTTTTCCACGCCCAGAGTAATTCTGGGAAATCTGACGGTAGTAAACCTGCTTTGATTTATGCGAGAAACATTGCTTACACTTGGCAGAGAAGAACAGCATGGATTTTACTTTTTGGACTTATTTTTCACGTTGTTCAGTTTCGTTTTCTTCGTTATCCTGTTCATGTAGAGCTGCATGGACAAACATACTATGTTGTGGATGTTGATTCCTCTCGTTATTCAGCGATAGTTCGTGGCACCAAACGATTTTTCACTATAAATTTCTCAGCTCCTCAAATGGGAACTATCCGTTTGGATAAAGAGGATCTTGAAGGTAGTGCTGTTTCTAAATTGTCAGAAAATAAGGAATACCTTCTTACGCCCAATGTAGGGACGGCTTTTCTGTATATTGTTCGTGATTCTTTGGGATCTTTATGGATGGCTATTTTCTATACTATACTTGTGATGGCTGCTGCATTTCATGGGTTTAATGGTTTTTGGACATTTTGTTCCCGGTGGGGAGTTGTTATATCTTTACGGTCTCAGGCTCTTTTACGTAATTTGTGTTATTTTGCCATGGTTGTTGTCGCTGCCATGGGCATTAGTGTGATTTGGAATTTGTATAGCGTGGCATAA
- a CDS encoding TatD family hydrolase has protein sequence MDLADAHLHLSDEAFMEDATDVIHRAKDSGVSLFVNVTTTIDELNKSFNYAENFPELRFYHVAGTPPQDAHTDIDEHFQYFQGLAQSGKLAAIGEVGLDYCFGTDDLAKERQKEVLKKYLSLALECELPLVVHCRGAFDDFFHMIDQYYHHDERSCPGMLHCFTGTLEEAKELISRGWYVSISGIVTFKNAQDLRFVVAQIPLNHLLIETDAPFLAPTPYRGKKNEPAYIAYTIETIANIHGIDSQELADIARGNILRFLEGRKKG, from the coding sequence ATGGATTTAGCTGATGCGCATTTACATCTTTCGGATGAAGCGTTTATGGAAGATGCTACTGATGTTATTCATCGTGCAAAAGATTCCGGAGTTTCCCTCTTTGTTAATGTAACAACAACTATTGACGAGTTGAATAAATCTTTTAACTATGCAGAGAATTTCCCAGAATTGCGTTTTTATCATGTCGCTGGAACTCCGCCCCAAGATGCCCATACAGATATAGACGAGCATTTTCAATACTTTCAAGGTTTAGCTCAGTCTGGAAAATTAGCTGCTATTGGTGAGGTAGGCTTAGATTATTGTTTCGGCACAGATGATCTAGCCAAAGAGCGTCAGAAAGAGGTTCTGAAGAAATATTTGTCTTTAGCTTTAGAATGTGAATTGCCTTTGGTTGTCCATTGTCGTGGTGCTTTCGATGATTTTTTCCATATGATAGATCAATATTATCATCATGATGAACGCTCTTGTCCTGGGATGCTGCATTGCTTTACAGGCACTTTAGAAGAGGCTAAGGAGCTCATTTCTCGTGGATGGTATGTCTCTATTAGTGGCATTGTTACGTTTAAAAATGCTCAGGATTTACGTTTTGTAGTTGCCCAAATCCCTCTTAATCATTTGTTAATAGAAACAGATGCTCCTTTTCTAGCTCCGACTCCCTATCGTGGTAAAAAAAATGAGCCTGCTTACATAGCATATACAATTGAGACTATTGCTAATATTCATGGTATCGACTCTCAAGAGCTTGCAGATATAGCTCGAGGTAATATTTTACGATTTTTAGAGGGTCGTAAAAAAGGTTAG
- a CDS encoding protein-disulfide reductase DsbD family protein, producing MNKIKKHFQTILVAFLISLPAFSAHGQKLRAAEPVVEEKALPGATLVSEGSHIPKGGIFRLGIKISAPRGSHIYWKNPGEVGSPLRINWNLPKGFVVEEEHWPAPKVFEEDGTTFFGYDDNAFIVADIRAPESGADNESIVLKAHVEWLACGESCVPGNVDLELSLPYRDGVAPLHPERSAEFAQTLQSRPRLLKDDQTITLGRSQEGELILNIIGSSNRAEKAWFISEKADKIFAYSEEAINETSGIAWKLKVKTLSGVQKNQELRGVLLLTDSAGREIESFVIQGQISDSGQTSEFWNYMTIIAMAFLGGLLLNIMPCVLPLVTLKVYGLIKSAGEHRSSVIVNGLCFTLGVVGCFWGLAGVAFLLKMLGHNIGWGFQLQEPMFVATLIIVFFLFALSSLGLFEMGTMFANLGGKLQSTESGASKNKAVGAVFNGVLATLVTTPCTGPFLGSILGLVMSLSFIKQLMIFTSIGLGMASPYLVFSVFPKMLSILPKPGSWMSTFKQLTGFMLLGTVTWLAWIFGSETSTTALIILLAGLWLAGLGAWILGKWGTPVSPKKQRVFASTLFFGFVAGALSLSFMASRNFTEEVETVVVQGGGSWQPFSGTKLAQLRKEGQAVFVNFTAKWCLTCQMNKPVLYGTAIQEMFKERGVVTLEADWTRKDPGITEELARLGRASVPSYVYYPADQSEPIVLPEKITQSVLEDMVFSKN from the coding sequence TTGAATAAAATCAAAAAGCATTTTCAAACTATATTGGTAGCTTTTCTAATTTCTCTGCCTGCCTTTAGTGCGCATGGTCAGAAATTGCGTGCTGCAGAGCCCGTAGTAGAGGAAAAAGCTTTGCCAGGTGCTACTCTAGTTTCTGAGGGCTCTCATATTCCTAAAGGTGGAATATTCAGATTGGGGATTAAAATATCCGCTCCTAGAGGAAGTCATATTTATTGGAAAAACCCAGGAGAAGTGGGTAGCCCATTAAGAATTAATTGGAATTTACCCAAGGGGTTTGTCGTTGAGGAGGAGCATTGGCCTGCTCCAAAGGTTTTCGAAGAAGACGGTACGACATTCTTTGGTTATGATGATAATGCATTTATAGTTGCAGATATCCGTGCTCCCGAAAGTGGCGCTGATAATGAATCTATAGTATTAAAAGCTCATGTGGAATGGTTGGCTTGCGGAGAGAGTTGCGTCCCTGGGAATGTCGATTTAGAGCTGTCGTTGCCGTATCGCGATGGCGTTGCTCCTTTACATCCTGAAAGATCCGCAGAGTTTGCTCAAACTCTACAATCTCGACCACGTTTATTGAAGGATGATCAGACGATTACATTAGGACGTAGTCAAGAAGGTGAGCTTATTTTAAATATTATTGGCAGCTCAAACCGAGCAGAGAAAGCTTGGTTTATCTCGGAGAAGGCTGATAAAATCTTTGCTTATTCTGAAGAGGCGATAAATGAGACTTCTGGGATAGCCTGGAAACTTAAGGTTAAAACCCTGTCGGGAGTTCAGAAGAATCAGGAATTGCGAGGTGTTTTATTACTTACGGATAGCGCGGGTCGAGAGATCGAGTCTTTCGTTATCCAGGGTCAAATTAGTGATTCTGGACAAACCTCGGAATTCTGGAATTATATGACAATTATAGCGATGGCGTTCCTCGGGGGACTTCTTCTTAATATCATGCCTTGTGTTTTGCCTTTAGTAACTCTTAAGGTTTATGGATTGATTAAATCTGCAGGAGAACATCGCTCTTCAGTGATTGTCAATGGTCTTTGTTTTACTTTAGGAGTGGTGGGCTGTTTTTGGGGATTGGCAGGAGTCGCTTTTCTTCTAAAAATGTTAGGTCATAACATTGGTTGGGGTTTTCAGCTTCAAGAACCTATGTTTGTAGCCACCTTGATTATTGTATTCTTCCTGTTTGCTTTGAGCTCTTTAGGCTTATTTGAAATGGGAACGATGTTTGCTAACCTTGGTGGAAAACTTCAGTCTACAGAGTCGGGAGCTTCTAAGAATAAAGCTGTAGGAGCTGTATTTAATGGAGTATTAGCTACTTTAGTAACAACACCTTGCACGGGACCATTTTTAGGTTCCATATTAGGTTTGGTTATGTCTCTATCATTTATCAAGCAGTTGATGATATTCACCTCTATTGGCTTGGGAATGGCCTCACCTTATCTTGTGTTTTCTGTATTTCCTAAGATGTTATCCATTCTTCCTAAACCTGGAAGTTGGATGAGCACATTTAAGCAACTTACTGGATTCATGTTATTGGGAACGGTAACTTGGTTAGCGTGGATTTTTGGTTCAGAAACAAGTACTACAGCGTTAATTATCTTGCTTGCTGGATTGTGGCTTGCTGGGTTAGGAGCATGGATTCTAGGGAAATGGGGAACACCTGTTTCTCCTAAGAAACAGAGAGTATTTGCTTCGACATTATTTTTTGGATTTGTGGCAGGAGCCTTATCATTGAGCTTTATGGCTTCTAGAAATTTCACAGAAGAAGTAGAAACTGTAGTAGTTCAGGGAGGAGGTTCTTGGCAGCCTTTTTCTGGAACAAAACTTGCGCAGCTGCGTAAAGAGGGGCAAGCTGTATTTGTAAACTTCACAGCTAAGTGGTGCTTAACCTGTCAGATGAACAAGCCTGTATTATATGGAACCGCTATACAGGAGATGTTTAAAGAACGCGGGGTAGTTACCCTGGAGGCAGATTGGACACGTAAGGATCCGGGTATTACTGAGGAGCTAGCGCGTTTAGGACGAGCAAGCGTTCCTTCCTATGTCTATTATCCTGCTGATCAGTCGGAACCTATAGTGCTTCCCGAAAAGATTACGCAATCAGTTCTTGAAGATATGGTCTTTTCTAAAAATTAA